From Candidatus Manganitrophus morganii, the proteins below share one genomic window:
- a CDS encoding MoaD/ThiS family protein: MIRVGLPYHLRNLAKTDAEVQLQIDGPVTQRAVLDALEARYPMLAGTIRDHMTQKRRPFLRFFACGEDLSLDSPDAPLHEKVAAGEEPFLIIGAIAGG; encoded by the coding sequence ATGATCCGCGTCGGGCTCCCCTACCATCTGCGAAACCTGGCGAAGACCGACGCGGAGGTCCAGCTCCAGATCGACGGCCCGGTGACGCAGCGGGCCGTGCTGGATGCCCTCGAAGCGCGCTACCCGATGCTGGCGGGGACCATTCGCGACCATATGACGCAGAAGCGCCGGCCGTTTCTTAGGTTCTTCGCCTGCGGAGAAGATCTATCCCTCGACTCTCCCGACGCCCCGCTCCACGAGAAGGTGGCGGCCGGAGAAGAACCGTTTCTCATCATCGGCGCCATCGCGGGAGGATAA
- a CDS encoding VOC family protein, with amino-acid sequence MSIPKITPCLWFDNEAEAAARFYTSVFKKGKIGKITRFGKEGFEIHGRPEGSVMTVEFEINGQPFTALNGGPVFQFNEAISLQVPCETQEEIDYYWNELSKGGEKSQCGWLKDKYGLSWQVFPKGIDEWVGDPNSEKSQRAMKAMLRMKKIDLAKLKQAYEGKRTA; translated from the coding sequence ATGTCTATTCCGAAAATAACCCCCTGTTTGTGGTTCGATAACGAGGCCGAAGCGGCGGCGAGGTTTTATACCTCCGTCTTCAAAAAGGGCAAGATCGGAAAAATCACCCGCTTCGGAAAAGAGGGCTTTGAGATTCATGGGAGACCGGAAGGATCGGTCATGACGGTGGAGTTTGAGATCAACGGCCAGCCGTTCACCGCGCTCAACGGCGGTCCGGTGTTTCAATTCAACGAGGCGATTTCGCTTCAAGTGCCGTGCGAGACGCAGGAAGAGATCGACTATTACTGGAACGAACTTTCCAAAGGGGGAGAAAAGTCACAGTGCGGCTGGCTCAAAGACAAATATGGCCTCTCCTGGCAGGTCTTTCCGAAGGGGATCGACGAATGGGTCGGCGATCCCAACTCCGAAAAATCGCAACGGGCGATGAAAGCGATGCTCCGAATGAAAAAGATCGACCTCGCGAAGCTGAAGCAGGCCTACGAGGGAAAGCGCACGGCATGA
- a CDS encoding BON domain-containing protein, with translation MKRTVWVVLIVSLFLNGCGAKNRRAEVPPKNEAIESKIQSKLKGDPLTAAWQIRPKLEGDTVTLTGLVDREEERQRAEELTKSVVGELRRVDNQLMLTQEVILDNSIVAALKTELVTDPATRQANIDVQSRRGVVVLEGEVQTKDQRRQAEALAKEIAGVKQVENNLKVQG, from the coding sequence ATGAAGAGAACGGTGTGGGTTGTCTTGATCGTGTCGCTTTTTTTGAATGGCTGTGGCGCGAAAAATCGCCGTGCGGAGGTTCCTCCGAAGAACGAGGCGATCGAATCGAAGATTCAGAGCAAACTAAAAGGGGATCCCCTCACGGCGGCCTGGCAGATCCGTCCGAAGCTGGAGGGGGATACCGTGACCCTGACCGGTCTGGTCGATCGTGAGGAAGAGCGTCAGCGGGCGGAGGAGTTGACGAAGTCAGTCGTCGGCGAGCTTCGACGGGTGGATAATCAACTGATGCTGACGCAGGAGGTCATTCTGGACAATTCAATCGTGGCGGCGTTGAAAACCGAGCTGGTGACCGATCCTGCCACGCGCCAGGCCAACATCGATGTGCAAAGCCGCAGAGGGGTCGTTGTCCTGGAGGGGGAGGTTCAAACAAAGGACCAGCGGCGTCAAGCCGAAGCGCTGGCGAAGGAGATCGCCGGCGTCAAACAGGTTGAGAATAATCTGAAGGTGCAGGGGTGA
- a CDS encoding exo-alpha-sialidase, which translates to MSGVRVLVGTRKGAFILTSDGKRAKWEVSGPHFAGWEIYHMKGSPADPNRLYVSQSSSWFGQIIQRSDDGGKTWHQPGLKPGEPTTTPDGMPMAESNKFVYDTSPETGKPLTTHQWYDGTQHPWEFKRVWHLEPSLNDPNTVYAGVEDAALFRTTDGGQSWHELAGLRGHGTGPQWMPGAGGMGLHTILLDQKNPNRMYIAISAAGVFRTDDAGKTWKPTNQGLVSQYIPDPKAEIGHCVHRIAMHPSRPEVLFMQKHWDVMRSDNAGESWHEISGNLPTDFGFAIDVHAHEPNTVYVVPIKSDSEHFPPEGKLRVYRSRAGGNEWEPLTKGLPQRDCYVDILRDAMAVDALDDCGIYFGTTGGQVYASPDGGENWKAIVHDLPAVYSVEVQTLR; encoded by the coding sequence ATGAGCGGCGTACGCGTTTTGGTCGGCACACGGAAAGGGGCATTTATCCTCACCTCGGATGGGAAGCGCGCGAAATGGGAGGTCAGCGGACCGCACTTTGCGGGGTGGGAGATCTATCACATGAAAGGCTCTCCCGCCGATCCGAATCGCCTCTATGTCTCCCAGAGCAGCAGCTGGTTCGGACAGATCATTCAGCGATCGGACGACGGGGGCAAAACATGGCATCAGCCCGGCTTGAAACCGGGCGAGCCGACCACGACCCCCGATGGGATGCCGATGGCCGAAAGCAACAAGTTCGTTTACGACACCTCCCCGGAAACGGGCAAGCCGCTCACGACCCACCAGTGGTACGACGGCACGCAGCATCCGTGGGAGTTCAAGCGGGTCTGGCACCTTGAACCATCTTTGAATGATCCAAACACGGTCTACGCCGGCGTCGAAGACGCGGCGCTCTTCCGCACCACCGACGGCGGACAAAGCTGGCACGAGCTCGCGGGATTGCGGGGCCACGGCACAGGGCCCCAATGGATGCCCGGCGCGGGAGGGATGGGATTGCATACGATCCTGCTCGATCAAAAAAATCCGAATCGAATGTATATCGCGATCTCCGCCGCGGGGGTCTTCCGAACCGACGATGCCGGCAAAACGTGGAAGCCGACCAATCAGGGACTGGTCTCTCAATACATTCCCGATCCCAAGGCCGAAATCGGTCATTGCGTTCACCGGATCGCCATGCACCCGTCGCGCCCGGAGGTGCTCTTCATGCAGAAACATTGGGATGTCATGCGCAGCGACAATGCCGGCGAGTCGTGGCACGAGATCAGCGGCAACCTCCCGACCGACTTCGGGTTTGCAATCGACGTTCATGCGCACGAGCCGAATACCGTGTATGTCGTCCCGATCAAAAGCGATTCGGAGCATTTTCCCCCCGAGGGAAAGCTGCGGGTGTATCGCAGCCGCGCCGGCGGGAATGAATGGGAACCTCTGACGAAAGGGCTCCCCCAACGCGACTGCTACGTCGACATCTTGCGGGATGCGATGGCGGTCGACGCGCTCGACGACTGCGGGATTTATTTCGGCACCACCGGCGGACAGGTCTACGCGTCGCCTGACGGCGGGGAGAACTGGAAGGCCATCGTGCATGATCTTCCGGCCGTGTACTCGGTCGAAGTGCAGACGCTCAGATGA
- a CDS encoding SRPBCC family protein, translated as MSKNTVRLHRVLRATPERIYRAFLDPDAMVKWLPPNGFTGKVHHLEAKVGGTYRMSFTNFTNGHSHSFGGAYLELVPNERIRHTDKFDDPNLPGEMQVTISLKKVSCGTELNIVQEGIPDVIPLESCYLGWQESLTLLAKLVEAEIQE; from the coding sequence ATGTCTAAAAACACGGTCCGGCTTCACCGGGTCCTCCGTGCGACGCCTGAAAGAATCTATCGGGCGTTCCTCGATCCCGACGCCATGGTCAAATGGCTTCCGCCGAACGGCTTCACCGGCAAGGTCCATCATCTGGAGGCCAAAGTGGGCGGCACTTACAGGATGTCGTTCACGAACTTCACCAATGGTCACAGCCACTCTTTCGGCGGGGCGTATCTTGAGCTCGTGCCGAACGAACGGATCCGCCACACGGACAAATTCGATGACCCGAATCTGCCCGGAGAGATGCAGGTGACGATCTCTTTGAAGAAGGTTTCCTGCGGGACGGAGCTGAACATCGTCCAAGAAGGAATCCCCGACGTCATTCCATTGGAATCCTGCTATCTCGGCTGGCAAGAATCGCTTACACTCCTCGCAAAACTGGTCGAGGCCGAGATTCAAGAGTAA
- a CDS encoding TatD family hydrolase, translating into MLIDTHTHIADPEFDADRAAVIERALAAGVRKMILIGTDLASSQRAVTLAAQYPFFWATVGLHPHEAKSLDENLLQAMEKLAEHPKVVGLGETGLDFHYNYSSPEEQRRAFIEQIRLAKRKRLPLVIHTREAWDETFQILEEEGGRSHAAEVGGVFHCFTGDGAVAEKAVQFGFYLSFSGIMTFPKAISLQQAAAAIDLSRLLIETDAPYLAPQGYRGKRNEPAYVRAVAEKIAQIRNTPFEKIAETTSANAERLFTLT; encoded by the coding sequence ATGTTGATCGATACGCATACCCATATCGCCGACCCCGAATTCGATGCAGACCGGGCGGCCGTCATCGAACGCGCCCTCGCGGCGGGGGTCAGAAAGATGATCCTGATCGGAACCGACCTCGCCTCCAGCCAAAGGGCGGTGACCCTTGCTGCGCAATACCCCTTTTTCTGGGCGACGGTCGGCCTGCATCCGCACGAAGCGAAATCGCTCGACGAAAACCTCCTTCAGGCGATGGAGAAATTGGCGGAGCACCCCAAAGTGGTCGGTCTGGGGGAGACCGGCCTCGACTTTCACTACAATTATTCCAGCCCGGAGGAACAGCGCCGCGCGTTTATCGAACAGATCCGGCTGGCAAAGCGAAAGCGGCTCCCCTTGGTGATTCATACGAGAGAAGCCTGGGACGAAACCTTTCAGATCTTGGAAGAAGAAGGAGGGCGATCCCACGCCGCCGAGGTCGGCGGGGTTTTTCACTGCTTCACCGGAGACGGCGCGGTCGCGGAGAAGGCGGTTCAATTCGGCTTCTATCTCTCTTTCTCGGGCATCATGACCTTTCCGAAGGCGATCTCGCTTCAACAGGCCGCCGCCGCCATCGATCTCTCGCGGCTTCTCATCGAGACCGACGCCCCCTACCTGGCGCCGCAAGGGTATCGGGGAAAAAGGAATGAACCGGCCTACGTCCGCGCGGTGGCCGAAAAGATCGCGCAGATCAGAAACACTCCGTTCGAGAAAATCGCAGAAACCACCTCCGCCAACGCCGAGCGACTCTTCACGCTTACCTAA
- a CDS encoding protein kinase codes for MSQPIRFGKYLLLDKIGTGGMAELFLAKQTGLSGFEKSVAIKRILPHLTQGSEFIAMFINEAKLAALLTHQNIVQIYDLGNVDQCHYIAMEYIMGKDLRTVINHGKSKSIPLSIGDALLIVSKICSALDYAHRKKDLNGNDLHLVHRDISPQNILVSYEGEVKLVDFGIAKAAMGGQETKTGVLKGKLAYMSPEQAWGKPVDGRTDLFALGIVLYEAVTGERLFSGNDEISILEKVRKAEVPPPTQLNPAVPPELEAILKKAMAKEPEDRYQTASEMEMALEDLITKKGYAFSSLSLSHYMQALFAAEILNDTRRFQLLTSQAHQTAPVEDRSTVVRPAHAAATPVPADPAAAVRKSISQSKLVLPPPKGRRLSRWVSATLFLTSWSVFLLLLFLSDISFVARLRSKFPFLEESKVKIAASLEGTGLLSFLDRFKEGIFQLVETGEPEPSSVAPPPKEEAVAVTLARPESEAASPVPPGATDSEAEVPPAAPSPPAPDIPSLYREAKEDYNAGRLDEMERKLRQIIETDPNEVHAYHLLGTVYQEKKEPDRALRIFADAAALFPKEAILHYDLGFLYFKKGVDSLAAQELTLAMKLSPQAPEAERAQEILQKLGQRPRPTASLPKKEMEPPRPAAAPPILAPKPETREEPGEKPASPPLQSAALPPAAPSLLDDQELIRLLISNLKRGFESKNTEGVLQSYLHPLPAFRQKVGQWFQRFDRVSANYEVYELKVEGKEASVSALETIVLQSDKVAARQVEKALVFWKLEKVGDRWKIAKANVVEKY; via the coding sequence ATGAGTCAGCCGATCCGGTTCGGAAAATATCTTCTCCTCGACAAGATCGGCACCGGCGGCATGGCCGAGCTCTTCCTTGCGAAGCAGACCGGCCTTTCCGGTTTTGAAAAGTCCGTCGCCATCAAACGGATCTTGCCGCACCTCACTCAAGGCTCCGAGTTCATCGCGATGTTCATCAACGAGGCGAAACTCGCGGCCCTTCTGACCCACCAGAATATCGTTCAGATTTACGATCTCGGAAATGTCGATCAGTGTCATTACATCGCGATGGAATATATCATGGGGAAAGACCTTCGCACCGTGATCAATCACGGAAAATCGAAGAGCATTCCCCTTTCGATCGGCGATGCGCTTCTGATCGTCAGCAAGATCTGCTCCGCCCTCGATTATGCCCATCGGAAGAAGGATCTCAACGGAAACGACTTGCACCTGGTCCACCGCGATATCTCCCCGCAGAATATCCTGGTCTCCTACGAAGGGGAGGTCAAGCTGGTCGACTTCGGAATCGCCAAGGCGGCGATGGGGGGACAGGAGACGAAGACCGGCGTCTTGAAAGGGAAGCTCGCCTATATGTCTCCCGAACAGGCGTGGGGAAAACCGGTCGACGGTCGGACCGATCTCTTCGCGCTGGGGATCGTTCTCTATGAGGCGGTCACGGGGGAGCGGCTTTTCAGCGGCAACGATGAAATCTCTATTCTGGAGAAGGTCCGAAAGGCGGAGGTCCCCCCGCCGACGCAACTGAACCCCGCTGTTCCCCCCGAGCTCGAAGCCATTCTTAAAAAGGCGATGGCCAAAGAGCCGGAGGATCGGTATCAGACCGCCTCGGAGATGGAGATGGCGCTGGAAGATCTGATCACCAAAAAGGGCTACGCTTTCAGCAGCCTCTCCCTTTCTCATTATATGCAGGCCCTCTTCGCAGCGGAGATTTTAAACGATACCCGGCGATTCCAATTGCTCACCAGTCAGGCGCATCAGACGGCCCCGGTGGAAGATCGCAGCACCGTCGTTCGTCCCGCACACGCGGCCGCAACCCCCGTCCCCGCCGATCCTGCGGCCGCCGTACGAAAAAGCATCAGCCAGAGCAAGCTCGTTCTTCCGCCGCCGAAAGGACGCCGATTATCGCGGTGGGTCTCGGCCACCCTTTTCTTAACCTCTTGGTCGGTCTTCTTATTGCTTCTCTTTCTCTCCGATATCAGCTTTGTCGCCCGGCTACGATCGAAATTTCCTTTCCTGGAGGAATCGAAGGTCAAGATCGCGGCCTCCCTGGAAGGGACAGGATTGCTCTCTTTTCTGGATCGCTTCAAGGAGGGAATTTTTCAACTGGTTGAAACGGGAGAGCCGGAGCCTTCCTCCGTCGCCCCCCCTCCGAAAGAGGAAGCGGTTGCCGTGACGCTCGCCCGTCCGGAATCGGAGGCGGCTTCGCCGGTTCCTCCCGGTGCCACCGACTCGGAGGCCGAAGTGCCGCCGGCGGCTCCCTCTCCTCCGGCGCCGGATATTCCGAGCCTCTATCGGGAAGCCAAAGAAGATTACAACGCCGGCCGGCTGGATGAAATGGAGCGGAAACTGCGGCAAATTATCGAAACCGACCCGAACGAAGTGCACGCGTATCACCTCCTGGGGACGGTCTACCAGGAGAAGAAAGAGCCCGACAGAGCGCTCCGGATCTTTGCCGACGCGGCGGCGCTTTTTCCAAAAGAGGCGATCCTTCATTATGATTTGGGGTTCCTCTATTTTAAGAAGGGGGTCGACTCTCTTGCCGCACAAGAGTTAACTTTGGCGATGAAACTTTCCCCCCAGGCCCCGGAGGCGGAGCGCGCCCAAGAGATCTTACAAAAACTGGGGCAACGGCCGCGGCCGACCGCTTCTCTCCCGAAGAAAGAGATGGAGCCCCCCCGACCGGCCGCCGCGCCACCGATCCTTGCCCCGAAGCCGGAAACGCGGGAGGAACCGGGAGAAAAGCCGGCATCGCCGCCGCTTCAGTCGGCGGCCCTTCCCCCCGCCGCCCCCTCTCTGCTCGACGATCAGGAACTGATCCGGCTGCTTATTTCAAACCTGAAGAGAGGATTTGAAAGTAAAAATACAGAAGGGGTGCTTCAAAGTTACCTCCATCCACTGCCGGCCTTCCGGCAGAAAGTGGGGCAGTGGTTCCAACGCTTCGATCGGGTTTCGGCCAATTATGAGGTCTATGAGCTCAAGGTCGAAGGGAAAGAAGCATCGGTCTCGGCCCTCGAAACGATTGTCCTCCAATCGGATAAAGTCGCCGCCCGTCAGGTCGAGAAGGCGCTTGTTTTTTGGAAACTGGAGAAGGTGGGGGACCGCTGGAAAATCGCCAAGGCCAATGTGGTTGAGAAATATTAA
- a CDS encoding FHA domain-containing protein: MQITCENCFTVYELPPEKSGLAGCPYCEHINKPKKKAPSVQFGGGAGGEMGIDPSKTMLNYIEGERKSEGSAVHKMIEGKAPSLPAEKSWILTILEGDDKGKRFLLSKPVIRIGRKEVELVLRDPEVSRQQCVIQIYGETAILRDLKSANGTLVNGFMVQEEILKNNDQIRAGNTLFQISLQPKK, translated from the coding sequence ATGCAGATCACCTGTGAAAATTGTTTTACCGTTTATGAACTCCCGCCTGAAAAGAGCGGCCTCGCCGGATGTCCCTATTGCGAGCATATCAACAAGCCGAAGAAGAAGGCCCCCTCCGTTCAGTTCGGAGGGGGCGCCGGCGGAGAGATGGGGATCGACCCCAGCAAGACGATGCTGAACTACATCGAAGGGGAGCGAAAGAGTGAAGGCTCCGCCGTCCACAAAATGATCGAGGGAAAAGCCCCCTCCCTCCCCGCGGAAAAATCATGGATCCTCACCATCCTGGAAGGGGACGACAAAGGAAAACGCTTTCTCCTCTCCAAGCCGGTGATCCGGATTGGACGAAAAGAGGTGGAGCTGGTGTTGAGGGACCCGGAGGTCTCCCGGCAACAGTGCGTGATTCAAATTTACGGCGAGACGGCGATCCTTCGCGATCTGAAGAGCGCAAACGGCACCCTGGTCAACGGCTTCATGGTGCAGGAAGAGATCCTGAAGAATAACGATCAAATCCGCGCGGGGAATACCCTCTTTCAAATTTCCCTCCAACCGAAGAAGTAA
- a CDS encoding response regulator — MERHFILIVDDEPSIRSSLARLLQKEGYDTLLAESAEDGLAILEKKSFSAVISDYRMPGRSGTDFLTEVKRRHPESIRILLAGQAEIDEVMPAVDRGLVSHLIVKPWDNDTLKKAIERWGEEFEKAHPGRPPVPVEASDEKEEGMILIDELETATIPDEFLQFISPASKKPS, encoded by the coding sequence ATGGAAAGGCACTTTATCCTCATTGTCGATGATGAACCGAGCATTCGAAGCAGCCTGGCCCGGCTCCTTCAGAAAGAAGGATATGATACGCTCTTGGCGGAGAGCGCGGAGGATGGGCTTGCTATTCTTGAAAAGAAATCGTTCTCGGCGGTCATTTCCGATTACAGGATGCCGGGCCGATCCGGAACCGATTTTCTGACCGAGGTGAAAAGGCGGCATCCGGAGTCGATCCGGATTCTTTTGGCCGGGCAAGCGGAAATTGACGAAGTGATGCCGGCCGTCGACCGGGGCCTGGTTTCTCATCTGATCGTCAAACCTTGGGACAATGATACTTTAAAAAAGGCGATCGAAAGATGGGGCGAAGAATTCGAGAAAGCGCACCCCGGCAGGCCCCCGGTCCCGGTGGAAGCATCGGACGAAAAGGAAGAAGGGATGATCCTCATCGACGAACTGGAGACAGCCACGATCCCGGACGAATTCCTCCAATTCATTTCACCCGCCTCAAAGAAACCTTCCTGA
- a CDS encoding NAD(P)/FAD-dependent oxidoreductase, which translates to MTDYDVIVVGLGPAGAIAAYELSRRGHRVLALERSSLPRGKICGGALTVRAAALIPFDISDQIEQTIQGVRFDFCGKDPFMIETPEPVASTVSRDRFDYLLASKAETAGAVLCDGTEVVEWAEENGEIAVRTQHDGWRCSYLIGADGLNGLIRRGGGLPGEGAVGVESEIPYQGEEHEDHSLIQIDLGSAPHGFGWRLPKRDHHATGVSGADRKVKSAGELYGQFIENQGILKEASGQPVSVFQRASISERTPLHEGGVLWVGDAAGLIDPLSGDGLYYALLTGLIAAEVISNNLKGTGEGLSAYTARVRAETAEEFKAARRFARLFHKWPETSYRFLQSHKWIAELYFEVLRGRERYAHIWPVVRREWLRFAWKYWLTPRRSQTQPLRQTTLGAFWRKGSELLFHRDRGDHYAHPDRRAHRRA; encoded by the coding sequence ATGACCGATTATGATGTTATTGTGGTCGGCCTCGGTCCGGCCGGGGCGATCGCCGCGTATGAGCTGAGCCGGCGGGGACACCGGGTTCTGGCGCTGGAGCGATCTTCTCTCCCCCGGGGGAAGATCTGCGGCGGGGCCCTGACGGTTCGGGCCGCCGCGTTGATCCCTTTCGATATCAGCGATCAGATCGAGCAGACGATCCAGGGGGTCCGTTTTGATTTTTGCGGGAAGGATCCTTTCATGATCGAAACGCCCGAGCCGGTCGCCTCGACGGTGTCGCGCGACCGCTTCGACTATCTTTTGGCCTCGAAGGCGGAAACGGCGGGGGCGGTGCTCTGTGACGGGACCGAAGTGGTCGAGTGGGCGGAGGAGAACGGGGAGATTGCGGTCCGGACCCAACACGACGGATGGCGTTGCAGTTACCTAATCGGGGCGGACGGCCTCAACGGCCTGATCCGGCGCGGCGGGGGGCTGCCGGGCGAAGGGGCGGTCGGCGTGGAGAGCGAGATCCCTTATCAGGGAGAAGAGCATGAGGATCACAGCCTCATTCAGATCGATCTCGGATCGGCCCCGCACGGCTTCGGCTGGCGCCTTCCGAAGCGGGATCATCACGCAACGGGCGTTTCCGGCGCGGACCGAAAGGTCAAAAGCGCCGGAGAGCTCTACGGCCAGTTCATCGAAAATCAGGGGATCCTCAAGGAGGCGTCGGGACAACCGGTGAGTGTTTTCCAGCGGGCCTCCATCAGCGAGAGGACGCCGCTTCATGAGGGGGGTGTCCTCTGGGTCGGCGACGCCGCCGGCCTGATCGATCCCCTTTCCGGGGACGGACTTTATTATGCCCTTCTGACTGGACTGATTGCGGCGGAGGTGATCTCGAATAACCTGAAGGGGACCGGAGAGGGCTTGTCGGCTTATACCGCGCGGGTCCGGGCCGAGACGGCGGAAGAGTTCAAGGCCGCCCGCCGGTTTGCGCGCCTCTTCCACAAATGGCCGGAGACGAGCTACCGATTCCTTCAGAGCCACAAGTGGATTGCCGAGCTTTACTTCGAGGTCTTGCGGGGGCGGGAGCGGTACGCTCACATCTGGCCGGTGGTCCGAAGGGAGTGGCTGCGGTTTGCCTGGAAATACTGGCTGACGCCGAGAAGGTCTCAGACCCAACCCCTCCGGCAGACGACGCTCGGCGCTTTCTGGAGAAAAGGGAGCGAGCTTCTCTTCCACCGCGATCGTGGCGACCACTATGCTCATCCGGATCGGCGGGCCCACCGGCGGGCGTGA
- a CDS encoding carboxypeptidase-like regulatory domain-containing protein: MNAPIMINGKRLSNRFLRVAILFLGMSFFVAGCDDTNFEPTIVKEASPTGVITGKVIDGNSRLPLEGVDLSLIVNGEKRTTQSSSSSDSDLKGTFVFSAVPAGPHPLKIVAPGFSTVQLLVGVLQSSDNTPVTANLGAIFLGKAFDLKVVTTDRGNIVPGVSVFALPNGFPSECNPFFFSSSPFFTVSDISNEIRSTTDENGIATLAGLNQCGEYLIAAPPHDINDDGIYDYVTATATIEAINSEKTISLALVQAQRDDSISVVATSMDRNKEVAFNAQNLSDTGPDPGSNLPVIGAGCVPNNCSPASTVSSSNTTSPIKLVFNYPVSTDGPIAVSYIDDLVNPDADGNDVIDPDFPEIKSLAAQAALDSTGTILTITPPSGGFPKNETIRIRSITATVAGLSSSFTQDVYISDDTGTGLNASSSITADNYNGSSASSSPSQVYLEFPEYVTGTYQAISIAAASGATQGPNDVVRINPESFFSGVDGETIYTDGTIAPLCSFCGNGSGIVHRVRVLSGPFSSNLSLADGDRIKIGIDVTDIEGNHFFKEIELTVQ; encoded by the coding sequence ATGAACGCACCGATCATGATCAATGGAAAGCGGTTGTCCAACCGTTTTCTGAGGGTTGCCATTCTGTTTCTGGGGATGAGCTTCTTTGTGGCAGGATGTGATGATACCAATTTTGAGCCGACGATTGTAAAAGAGGCGAGCCCCACCGGCGTCATCACGGGGAAAGTGATTGATGGGAACAGCCGGTTACCTCTTGAGGGGGTCGATCTGTCGCTGATTGTGAATGGAGAAAAGAGAACCACCCAAAGCAGCAGTTCTTCTGATTCTGATCTTAAAGGAACGTTCGTCTTTTCGGCGGTGCCTGCGGGACCTCATCCGCTGAAGATCGTCGCCCCCGGTTTTTCGACGGTTCAATTATTGGTCGGCGTCCTTCAATCCAGTGATAACACGCCGGTCACCGCAAACCTTGGCGCCATTTTTTTAGGAAAAGCGTTCGATTTAAAAGTGGTCACGACAGACAGAGGAAATATCGTCCCCGGTGTTTCGGTTTTTGCGCTGCCCAATGGTTTTCCGTCGGAGTGTAATCCCTTCTTCTTTTCTTCAAGCCCGTTTTTTACTGTTTCAGATATCAGCAATGAAATTCGTTCTACGACGGATGAAAACGGCATCGCCACCTTAGCGGGTCTGAATCAATGTGGAGAGTATCTGATCGCGGCTCCTCCGCATGACATCAATGATGATGGAATCTACGATTATGTTACAGCGACGGCCACGATCGAAGCAATCAACAGCGAAAAGACGATTTCCCTGGCTTTAGTACAAGCCCAGCGGGATGATTCGATCTCCGTTGTTGCAACGAGCATGGACCGAAATAAAGAGGTCGCGTTTAATGCCCAGAATCTTTCCGATACGGGACCTGATCCGGGGAGCAATCTTCCTGTGATCGGGGCCGGGTGTGTACCCAATAACTGTTCCCCGGCCTCTACTGTTTCTTCTTCAAACACAACCAGCCCGATCAAATTGGTTTTTAACTATCCTGTTTCCACGGACGGTCCGATCGCGGTCAGCTATATTGACGATCTTGTTAATCCGGATGCGGATGGAAATGATGTCATCGATCCGGATTTTCCAGAAATAAAATCTCTGGCGGCTCAGGCTGCGCTCGATTCCACAGGGACCATCTTAACGATCACCCCTCCTTCAGGTGGTTTCCCCAAAAACGAGACGATTCGAATCAGGTCGATCACCGCGACGGTAGCGGGGCTATCCTCTTCTTTTACACAGGATGTCTATATTTCGGATGATACCGGTACCGGCCTGAATGCTTCAAGCAGTATCACTGCGGATAATTACAACGGTTCTTCAGCCAGTAGTTCGCCTTCTCAGGTCTATTTGGAATTTCCTGAATATGTGACAGGAACCTACCAGGCGATTTCCATCGCAGCCGCCTCGGGTGCGACGCAAGGTCCAAATGACGTGGTCAGAATCAATCCGGAGTCTTTTTTCAGCGGGGTTGACGGCGAGACGATCTACACCGATGGAACGATCGCTCCGCTTTGCAGCTTCTGCGGAAATGGCTCAGGTATCGTACACCGGGTTCGTGTGCTGTCCGGTCCTTTTTCCAGCAACTTATCTCTTGCCGACGGAGATCGGATCAAGATTGGAATCGATGTGACCGATATCGAAGGAAATCATTTTTTCAAAGAGATAGAGCTCACTGTCCAGTAA